A region of uncultured Desulfobacter sp. DNA encodes the following proteins:
- a CDS encoding LysM peptidoglycan-binding domain-containing protein, whose translation MSFFRASIYCLVICPVILVLITPCPGFSAQGVKTSFKTYSLFTYNDRSYLCEPYLVQKDEWLYKILRQKGEISSSDFPLFLKIFKTINPQISNIDAISPGSRILIPLKPVDKNDYEHDNNGTVEVPVLEFSAQINPAAVSQHTYKHEVKAGDTLSRLLSKEFLTSGGNVSKVGEKTIFHLNPTIKNINLIYQGAKIVIPDPSILSQPWFNDFVVMGEKILGPGWTKPAGIAGEKKSPTPAFPPLSKQDLAYLKRYTRLIRGRLMHRGKLFFPPGSQGRKPEFIDLSQTPVLSNDAGNKTVLLGPDITEETMDSDLVAAMKAYWKDLEFKKISEILQDRDRLGAHSMEDVPSCQESLIETLLAATSYAYDPKAVIPVSLNNVEMSVSLGRISHAHDPDILINSGSVYGSALDILKSQGYQILDLPWDFTVEEICIRLFSQLGYQVWKNPAFNAGRKVNNLSGVYAEKGVERLFLTRTSLFKEALSFLENENVNVILLE comes from the coding sequence ATGTCTTTTTTCCGGGCCAGCATATATTGTCTTGTTATCTGCCCGGTCATACTGGTTCTTATCACCCCTTGCCCCGGCTTTTCAGCCCAAGGGGTGAAAACCAGTTTTAAAACCTACTCCCTGTTCACCTACAATGACCGCAGTTATCTTTGCGAACCCTACCTGGTTCAGAAGGATGAATGGCTGTATAAAATTTTACGCCAGAAAGGAGAAATATCCTCATCGGATTTTCCGCTGTTCCTAAAAATATTTAAAACCATTAATCCGCAAATCAGCAATATTGACGCCATCTCTCCGGGCAGTCGGATTCTGATTCCCCTTAAACCGGTGGATAAAAACGATTACGAACACGACAATAACGGAACCGTTGAGGTTCCGGTACTGGAATTCAGTGCCCAGATTAATCCAGCCGCTGTATCCCAACACACTTACAAACACGAGGTTAAAGCTGGGGACACGTTATCCCGACTGCTTTCCAAAGAATTTTTAACTTCTGGGGGCAATGTATCCAAGGTCGGGGAAAAAACCATTTTTCACCTGAATCCGACCATAAAAAACATTAATCTCATCTACCAGGGAGCAAAGATAGTCATTCCTGACCCTTCAATTCTTTCCCAGCCCTGGTTTAACGATTTCGTTGTTATGGGGGAGAAAATCCTTGGGCCTGGGTGGACGAAACCCGCCGGTATTGCCGGGGAAAAAAAATCCCCGACGCCTGCCTTCCCCCCTTTATCCAAGCAGGATCTGGCTTATTTAAAACGCTACACCCGGCTTATCCGGGGCCGTCTTATGCACCGGGGAAAGCTGTTTTTTCCACCCGGCAGCCAGGGGAGAAAGCCTGAATTCATTGACTTGTCACAAACACCTGTCCTCAGCAATGATGCCGGCAATAAAACAGTGCTTCTGGGGCCGGATATCACTGAAGAGACCATGGATTCAGATCTTGTTGCCGCCATGAAAGCCTACTGGAAGGATCTGGAATTTAAAAAAATCAGTGAGATCCTCCAAGACAGGGACCGGCTCGGCGCCCACTCCATGGAAGATGTTCCCAGCTGCCAGGAATCATTGATAGAGACTCTTCTGGCGGCAACATCCTATGCCTATGATCCAAAGGCTGTTATCCCCGTCTCCCTAAACAATGTAGAGATGAGCGTCTCACTTGGCAGGATCAGCCATGCCCACGACCCTGATATATTGATAAATTCGGGAAGCGTTTACGGCTCCGCCCTTGATATCTTAAAAAGCCAGGGATACCAGATCCTTGATCTGCCTTGGGATTTCACCGTTGAAGAGATCTGTATCCGCCTTTTCTCCCAGCTCGGGTACCAGGTATGGAAAAACCCCGCATTCAATGCAGGCCGGAAAGTAAACAATCTTTCAGGGGTTTATGCTGAAAAAGGAGTGGAGAGGCTTTTTTTAACCAGAACGTCTCTTTTTAAAGAAGCTCTGAGCTTTCTGGAAAATGAAAACGTAAATGTGATCCTGCTTGAATAA
- a CDS encoding dynamin family protein, whose product MHRENYMNALREDIVDTITKYLTPMAQRYGYSDIPLETNVKWRPMVLVIGNYSSGKSSLINEFLGAKIQDTGQAPTDDSFTVLTYDDTVPEAEGIRVVEHRDGKALLNDPEFPFSTLRKHGQRFAAHFQLKRINSPFLKNLAIIDTPGMLDSITERDRGYDYQEVIGDLAQKAGLVLVLFDAHKAGTVREAYKSIRDTLTAHTFEDRIIFVLNRIDECTTFNDLLRVYGTLCWNLSQITGRKDIPMIRMTYSANAAASSNNSAHLPSFLPLLENQREDLRQIILQTPLRRLDHLASYLEIHGERLSHYIEALQNFALEFQSFRLQKIFIGFLISLLGGGLIAFLVMMTAGIAAPNALLSVGGIGAGLIMILWMSFFQKKLDQKFRTRRLENLDTLTPVADQTRKDSWSAIRDLVGQTLRKNKGDYTLYDLKMDLFDIRQVNNVVTQKIREALSDFRGMSDHDLEEWGKDAWSVTPKKPSKL is encoded by the coding sequence ATGCATCGTGAAAATTATATGAATGCCCTTCGGGAAGATATCGTGGATACCATAACGAAGTACCTGACACCCATGGCCCAGCGCTACGGTTACAGCGATATCCCTTTGGAGACCAATGTAAAATGGCGGCCCATGGTGCTGGTCATCGGCAATTATTCATCAGGGAAATCTTCTCTGATCAATGAGTTTCTCGGTGCAAAGATTCAGGATACAGGCCAGGCCCCCACAGATGATTCATTCACCGTACTGACCTATGATGATACCGTGCCGGAAGCAGAAGGAATACGGGTGGTGGAACACCGGGACGGCAAAGCCCTGCTTAATGATCCAGAATTTCCCTTTTCCACCCTTCGCAAGCACGGCCAGCGTTTTGCAGCCCATTTTCAACTGAAAAGAATTAACTCTCCTTTTTTAAAAAATTTGGCCATCATTGACACCCCGGGTATGCTTGACAGTATTACCGAGCGTGACCGGGGGTATGATTATCAGGAGGTCATCGGGGATCTGGCCCAAAAGGCGGGACTCGTTCTGGTTCTGTTTGACGCCCACAAGGCCGGAACCGTGCGGGAGGCATATAAAAGCATTCGGGATACCCTGACCGCCCATACCTTTGAAGACCGGATCATCTTTGTGCTCAATCGTATTGATGAGTGCACCACTTTCAATGATTTGCTGCGGGTTTACGGAACCCTGTGCTGGAATTTATCTCAGATTACGGGTCGGAAGGATATCCCCATGATCCGGATGACCTATTCGGCAAATGCAGCCGCCAGCAGTAACAATTCAGCTCATCTGCCCTCGTTTCTTCCCCTTCTTGAGAATCAGCGGGAGGATCTCAGGCAGATCATTTTACAGACTCCCCTGCGCAGACTGGACCATCTGGCTTCTTATCTGGAGATTCACGGGGAGCGTCTGTCCCATTATATTGAAGCGCTTCAGAACTTTGCGCTGGAATTCCAAAGTTTCAGACTGCAGAAAATTTTTATCGGGTTTCTGATCAGCCTTCTGGGGGGAGGCCTGATTGCCTTTCTCGTGATGATGACGGCCGGGATAGCCGCGCCCAATGCCCTGTTGTCTGTGGGCGGTATCGGTGCTGGCCTGATTATGATTTTATGGATGTCATTTTTTCAGAAAAAGCTGGACCAGAAATTCCGCACCAGGCGGCTGGAAAATCTTGATACGCTTACACCTGTGGCAGACCAGACCCGCAAAGACAGTTGGAGCGCCATCCGGGATCTGGTGGGCCAGACTCTGAGAAAAAACAAAGGCGACTATACCCTTTATGACCTCAAAATGGATCTGTTTGACATCCGGCAGGTTAATAATGTCGTCACCCAGAAGATTCGGGAGGCATTGAGCGATTTCCGGGGCATGTCTGACCATGATTTGGAAGAGTGGGGAAAAGATGCCTGGTCCGTGACGCCCAAGAAGCCGTCAAAGCTTTAA
- a CDS encoding tetratricopeptide repeat protein: MKTKLFFPACICICICMVMASCTSALQAQKENRIAQAIKREGDVYYVQGDYTAALGKLFEAEKIMPDDPDIQYSLGLAYMGKSRYDLAINAFKKSIASKPNNTEALNNLGAAYLLEKQWGIAIKTFNKVLEDIAYPTPEHPLTNIGSAYMELNNYPLAQQYFLKALQEKPGHINAIHGLSLLYIRCGQTDRAIDYLDKNIRRYPGIAILHADLAQAYETCGRTRQAIRSWQEVMQLAPENSSLYQKAEQRLFELR, translated from the coding sequence ATGAAAACAAAACTCTTTTTCCCGGCGTGCATCTGTATTTGTATCTGTATGGTGATGGCCTCCTGCACTTCGGCGCTGCAGGCCCAAAAAGAGAACAGAATCGCCCAGGCCATCAAGAGGGAGGGGGATGTATACTATGTCCAGGGGGACTACACGGCAGCATTGGGCAAACTTTTTGAAGCAGAAAAAATCATGCCGGACGATCCAGATATACAATACAGCCTGGGGCTGGCCTACATGGGAAAAAGCAGGTATGACCTGGCCATAAACGCCTTTAAAAAATCCATAGCATCCAAGCCCAATAACACCGAGGCCCTGAACAACCTTGGGGCAGCCTATCTTCTTGAAAAGCAGTGGGGCATTGCCATTAAAACATTCAACAAGGTCCTTGAAGACATCGCCTATCCCACCCCCGAACACCCCTTGACCAATATCGGGTCGGCATATATGGAATTGAACAACTACCCTTTGGCACAGCAATATTTTCTTAAAGCATTACAGGAAAAGCCAGGGCACATTAATGCCATTCATGGCCTCTCCCTGCTGTATATCCGTTGCGGCCAGACAGACAGGGCCATTGATTATCTGGATAAAAACATACGAAGATATCCGGGTATTGCCATACTCCATGCAGATCTTGCCCAGGCATATGAAACATGCGGAAGGACCCGCCAGGCCATTAGATCCTGGCAGGAGGTCATGCAACTGGCCCCTGAAAATTCAAGCCTTTACCAGAAGGCAGAACAACGTCTATTCGAACTGCGGTGA
- the thrC gene encoding threonine synthase — protein MNLNLFPEDIRPYIIPSPKGEMYYKCLGCGAEYGIQELLYVCPACNQVLLIHDRNKDKLKDIPGETWQKIFDYRKMLKVPALKGIYRYHEFIGPSIPLDSIIYLGEGHTPMIEANTVLQEKTGLKFYYKNDGQNPSASFKDRGMASALSSIKYLIDQGLVSEVISVCASTGDTSASAALYGSYFGPEVKSAVILPHKKVTSAQLAQPLGSGARVFEIPGVFDDCMKVVEYLSSSYPVALLNSKNAWRILGQESYAYEIAQDFDWDMDKKVVMVPVGNAGNISALMNGFLKFYNTGIIKKLPKIIGVQSEHADPVYRYYLEPDESKREFIPVQTQPSVAQASMIGNPVSMPRVIQIAREYDATSGHKNVFVVQAKEQQIMDWQLTANQNGHITCTQGGECLAGMVQAKALNLVDDSETVILDATAHAIKFYAFQDLYFKGELADGYGISSDSRFINLPDFVSPDDPELIPSQEKPLGPSQFQKFVKDVSERIAARLGF, from the coding sequence ATGAATCTTAATTTATTCCCTGAGGATATCAGACCATATATCATCCCCTCGCCCAAGGGGGAAATGTACTATAAATGCCTTGGCTGCGGTGCAGAATACGGCATCCAGGAACTTTTGTATGTGTGTCCGGCCTGCAATCAGGTACTGCTGATCCATGACCGGAACAAAGATAAACTCAAAGACATTCCGGGTGAAACCTGGCAAAAAATTTTTGATTACCGCAAAATGCTCAAGGTCCCAGCCCTGAAAGGGATTTACCGGTACCATGAATTCATTGGCCCCAGCATCCCCCTTGACTCCATCATCTATCTGGGTGAAGGACATACGCCGATGATCGAAGCCAATACCGTGCTCCAGGAAAAAACAGGATTAAAGTTTTACTACAAAAACGACGGCCAGAACCCGTCCGCCTCATTTAAGGACAGGGGCATGGCCTCTGCCCTGTCCAGCATAAAGTATCTTATTGACCAGGGACTTGTCTCCGAAGTGATCTCGGTATGCGCCTCCACAGGCGACACATCGGCATCTGCGGCCCTTTATGGCTCCTATTTTGGGCCTGAAGTAAAATCAGCTGTAATTCTGCCCCATAAAAAAGTCACCTCAGCCCAACTGGCCCAGCCCCTGGGAAGCGGTGCCAGGGTTTTTGAAATACCAGGAGTTTTTGATGACTGCATGAAAGTTGTGGAGTATCTGTCCTCAAGCTATCCTGTGGCACTGCTCAATTCCAAAAACGCATGGCGGATTCTGGGACAGGAGTCCTACGCCTATGAAATTGCCCAGGACTTTGACTGGGATATGGATAAAAAAGTGGTCATGGTCCCCGTCGGCAATGCCGGAAATATCTCCGCGCTCATGAACGGCTTCTTAAAATTTTACAACACGGGCATCATCAAAAAACTGCCGAAAATCATCGGGGTGCAGTCTGAACACGCCGACCCAGTATACCGTTATTACCTTGAGCCCGATGAAAGCAAGCGCGAATTTATTCCGGTCCAGACCCAGCCAAGCGTGGCCCAGGCCTCCATGATCGGCAATCCTGTATCCATGCCCAGGGTGATTCAGATTGCCCGGGAATATGATGCCACCAGCGGTCATAAAAATGTTTTCGTGGTCCAGGCCAAAGAACAGCAGATCATGGACTGGCAGCTTACAGCCAACCAGAACGGACATATCACCTGTACCCAGGGTGGCGAATGTCTTGCAGGTATGGTCCAGGCAAAGGCATTAAACCTTGTGGATGACAGCGAAACCGTAATTCTGGACGCCACGGCCCATGCCATTAAATTCTATGCTTTCCAGGACCTTTATTTTAAAGGTGAACTGGCAGACGGCTATGGCATTTCATCAGACAGCCGGTTTATCAATTTACCGGATTTTGTTTCACCCGATGATCCCGAATTGATTCCAAGCCAGGAGAAACCCCTCGGGCCATCCCAGTTCCAGAAATTTGTAAAGGATGTCTCCGAAAGAATAGCTGCCCGTTTAGGGTTTTGA